The Hemibagrus wyckioides isolate EC202008001 linkage group LG25, SWU_Hwy_1.0, whole genome shotgun sequence genome has a segment encoding these proteins:
- the LOC131345775 gene encoding uncharacterized protein LOC131345775, whose protein sequence is MTTLFVALCVLFSLFTAVNSSDIKELHVRTVKSGEDVTMECNISSVTGKDKVVWFRQSSGKLPQIFAKPYSNNLGYKLADGFNDSRFSISVNDQKFDLNIKNIREDDGGEYFCGESEGSVTKFTSGTHLQFEDQETTHRRTSKTRNSTSSGDKNSAGSGGNGEDHWIIPLAVSNIISVIVITVLVGVLYKNHRKDSSSSNHQIPTNQAADDDVLNYAAVSFAKKPSSSRTSREKSHEDVYAQVKIK, encoded by the exons ATGACCACACTCTTTGTCgctctttgtgttcttttttctctcttcacagCTG TAAATTCTTCTGACATCAAGGAGCTTCATGTGAGAACAGTAAAGAGTGGAGAAGATGTAACTATGGAGTGTAACATTAGCAGTGTCACAGGGAAAGATAAAGTAGTTTGGTTCAGACAGAGTTCAGGAAAATTGCCTCAGATTTTTGCAAAACCATACTCGAACAATTTAGGCTACAAACTTGCTGATGGATTTAATGATAGTCGCTTCAGTATTAGTGTAAATGACCAAAAATTTGATctcaatattaaaaatataagagaagaTGATGGAGGAGAATATTTCTGTGGAGAATCAGAAGGAAGTGTAACGAAGTTCACATCTGGAACACATCTGCAATTTGAAG atcaaGAGACGACACACCGTCGTACATCCAAAACTAGAAATTCAACAAGCAGCGGTGATAAAAATTCAGCCGGCAGTGGTGGTAATG gTGAAGACCATTGGATTATTCCTTTAGCCGTCTCCAATATAATCTCTGTTATTGTAATCACAGTTCTGGTTggagttttatataaaaatcacagaaaag ATTCTTCATCAAGCAACCATCAAATTCCCACCAATCAG gctgctgatgatgatgtcttGAACTATGCAGCTGTGAGTTTTGCTAAGAAACCTTCATCCTCCAGAACATCCAGAGAAAAGAGCCATGAAGACGTTTATGcacaagttaaaataaaatag